From bacterium, the proteins below share one genomic window:
- a CDS encoding CoB--CoM heterodisulfide reductase iron-sulfur subunit B family protein encodes MKYAYYPGCSLHSTAKEYDQTSREVCHALGIELAEIDDWNCCGATSAHSLDHRLALELSARNILLAQAERSDMAIPCASCFNNLKKASIELEKNPAFARRMSEITGVTYHRKLQVKNLLDVVAGLDADLIKSKIVRPLKGLKVVSYYGCLLLRPPDMMKFDHPEQPESMDNLMEASGAEPVPWSYKTDCCGAGLTLTMTEVVVKLVGHILIQAKQAGANCLVTACPMCMANLDTRQAQAAEAAGEQFDLPVFYFTELLGLSFGMKGQDWWKKHLVDPSNLLFSIGLA; translated from the coding sequence TTGAAATACGCTTACTATCCAGGCTGTTCGCTTCATTCTACCGCCAAAGAATATGATCAGACCAGCCGAGAGGTCTGCCATGCCCTGGGAATAGAATTGGCCGAGATTGATGACTGGAACTGCTGTGGGGCTACTTCGGCTCATTCTTTGGACCACCGGTTGGCCCTGGAACTTTCGGCCAGAAACATACTTTTAGCTCAAGCTGAGAGAAGCGATATGGCCATCCCTTGCGCCAGTTGTTTTAATAACCTCAAGAAAGCCAGTATTGAGCTGGAAAAGAATCCGGCTTTTGCGCGCCGGATGTCTGAAATTACAGGGGTTACTTATCATAGGAAGTTACAGGTTAAGAATCTACTTGATGTGGTGGCTGGTTTGGATGCTGATCTTATTAAATCCAAGATAGTCCGCCCTCTTAAGGGGCTTAAGGTAGTTTCTTACTATGGCTGCCTCCTCTTGCGGCCGCCTGATATGATGAAGTTTGATCATCCGGAACAGCCTGAGTCAATGGATAACCTGATGGAAGCCAGCGGGGCTGAACCCGTGCCCTGGTCATACAAAACCGACTGCTGTGGTGCCGGTCTCACCTTGACCATGACGGAGGTGGTAGTCAAACTGGTCGGCCATATATTAATCCAGGCTAAACAAGCGGGCGCCAATTGTCTGGTAACGGCCTGCCCGATGTGCATGGCCAATCTTGACACCAGGCAGGCACAAGCAGCCGAGGCGGCCGGCGAACAATTTGATCTGCCTGTCTTCTATTTTACTGAACTTTTGGGCTTGAGCTTCGGGATGAAAGGCCAGGATTGGTGGAAGAAGCACCTGGTTGATCCATCTAATCTTCTTTTCTCTATTGGGTTAGCTTAG